Below is a genomic region from Methylobacterium sp. FF17.
TTCCGGAGATCCGGCCCTAAACGATTTCAAATCCCAGCAATACCGGATCGGATATGCTTTCGAACATAAATTTTCGCCTGATCTGATTTTAAGACAGAACTTTCGTTACTATAAGAACAATACGTCTTACGCCTATACCAGCATCGACAGTTTGAGCGACGATGGCACGTCAGCCATTCGCTCGGCCGGCTTCCTGAAGCAGAGACTGAGCCAGATCACGCTCGACAACCAGATCGAAGCTCGTGTCGATGCGGGCCCGGTGCAGCATACGTTGCTGGCTGGTCTCGACTACGCTCATTACGACTTCAGCACCCGCTCGGGCTTCGGCGTCGCACCCGAACTCAACCTTCTGAGACCCCGTTTCATAACGGGGTGAGGATGTTGGCGGTTGGGTGAGCGGCGGGTGCCGCAGGCGTTGGGGGAGTGTCTGACGCTCACCCTGGATCGCTGATGTGGACACCCACCGCTCGCGCCGAGCTTGCGCGCGAAAGCCGACCCTACGCAACCTGCCTGACCGATGCCGAATGGGCTGTGGTCGGCACGATGCTGCCCTGTCCCGCCGCGACTGGTCGTCCATGGCGCTGGCCAATGCGGTCGGTGCTCGACGGGATTCTCTACGTGCTCCGCACAGGCTGCGCATGGCGGCACCTGCCGCATGAGTTCCCGCCCTGGTCGACCGTGCACCGCTGGTTCTTGCGCCTGTCAGCGTCGGGCGTGTTCGAGCGCCTTGCCCATGCGCTCACGATGGACGACCGTGAACGAGCTGGGCGCGAGGCTAGCCCAACGGGCTCCGTCATGGATGCTCAAGCGGCGCGCTCGGGTGGTGTGGGCGTCGACGGGCAACGCGGCTACGATCCAGCCCGGCGTGTCGTGGGCCGCAAGCGCCACGCCCTGACCGACACGGATGGTCGCCTTCTGATCGCCGCCGTCTCGCCCGCTAACCTGCACGACAGCCATGGCGGCGTCGCACTTTTGCGTGCCTCACGTGATCTCTGGCCATTCCTGGCCCACTGCTTCGCAGACCGGGCTTATCGAGGCGAGCGCGTCGGCACCGCGACGGCGATCACCATCGAGATCGTCGCGCCCGACGAGGGACAGAAGGGCTTCGCGGTTCAACCGCGACGGTGGGTCATCGAGCGAACCTTCGGCTGGATCAGTCGATGCCGTAGGCTCGCCAGGGATCATGAGGCGACGGCCTCTTCCGCACTCGCCTTCTTCGTCCTAGCAGCAGCGATGGTCCTGGTCAGGCGACTGGCGAAGGAATTATGAAACAGGGTCTGACTCGGAACTACGGTACGCAAGTCATTGCGACGCCGGCCCTCGGCCCATTAAGCTATCAGAGCCAGGATCAGGTCGGCCTCTACCTTCAGGACCAACTGAAGTTCGACCGCTTTATCCTCACGCTCAGCGGCCGGCAGGATTTCGTCTTCCAGGGCAATCGGGATGAGGCCGGAACCAAAACGCAGCAGAACGATACCGCCTTCACCGGCCGAGTTGGCTTGGGCTACATCCTGGCGCCCGGCCTCGTTCCCTACGCCAGCTACGCCACCAACTTCACGCCCCAGGTCGGGGTCGACGCCAACGGTCGTCCGTTCAAGCCCGCAACGGGCGAACAGATCGAGGCTGGCGTCAAGTACCAGATCCCCGGGACGAACATTCAAGCTGCCATCGCGGGCTTCGACATCGTGCAAAGCAGCGTCCTGCGGCAGGACCCCAACAATCTGACCGCCACCGTCGCGACGGGCTCGGTTCGATCCACCGGGTTCGAGATGGAGATGATCGCCAACCTCGCCCCCGGCACCAACCTAACGCTCGCCTACACGCATCTCAACCTGCGCTACGTGAGGCAGACCTCCCTGGTAACGGGCCAGCCCATCGACGGAAACGCCCTCTCCGGGATTCCCGGCGATACCTTCACCAGCTTCCTAAGCTATCTCTTCCCGTTGTCGTCGCCCCTGCGCGGGCTCACGCTCGGTGGCGGGATGCGCTTCTCGGCCAACAGCTTCGCGGATGACGAGAACACGGTCCGCAACCCGACCGTGACACTGTTCGATGCCCTGGTGGCTTATGACTTTGCCGCCCTCGACCCGAAGTACAAGGGCTTCCGCGCGCAGGTGAACGGGTACAACATCCTCAACCGGGACTATTACAACTGCCAGGCGGGATACTGCTATCAGGGCTCGCCCGCGACGGTGCTCGGAAGCCTGATCTACCGTTGGTAGGTGCCGATCGCGACGGAACGGGACCGGTCGGAACCGCCTCGTCGACGGGAGGCCGTCCCGACCCTGCTGGATTCGTTGCCCGACGATGGGAGCGGGCGACCTCCTGCCGGCTGATTGCCGATCACCCCGCCGGATGACGGGGGCGACGGTCGAGCGCCCGACCCACGAAATGCGGCCGGACGTCCCTCTGGAGGTGATGCCCTTGACGACCCTCATTTCGCGGCGCGTGTTCATGAGCCGCTCCACGGTGGCCTGGCTGATGCTCACTGCGCCGCCCGTGG
It encodes:
- a CDS encoding IS5 family transposase, yielding MWTPTARAELARESRPYATCLTDAEWAVVGTMLPCPAATGRPWRWPMRSVLDGILYVLRTGCAWRHLPHEFPPWSTVHRWFLRLSASGVFERLAHALTMDDRERAGREASPTGSVMDAQAARSGGVGVDGQRGYDPARRVVGRKRHALTDTDGRLLIAAVSPANLHDSHGGVALLRASRDLWPFLAHCFADRAYRGERVGTATAITIEIVAPDEGQKGFAVQPRRWVIERTFGWISRCRRLARDHEATASSALAFFVLAAAMVLVRRLAKEL